In the genome of Amphiura filiformis chromosome 11, Afil_fr2py, whole genome shotgun sequence, the window ATCTCTAACTCGGGGGAAAATATAATTGCAAGATATTACCACAACCAGCTTCGTCCTCTCCATTTGGACAGTCGATAACGTCATCACAACGGTTTTCGATTGGTATACAGTAGGAGCCCGGACAGCGTAATGTTCCAGTTTGACAAGGAACATCTACAAATCAAGGAAAATGACACGGAACATTTAAAATAGTACTTTTGTTTGGatagtgttttgtttgtttgtctgttaaAGACCTCAATCAGTGTGTGCTGCTCCCTGTTCTCAAGGTAAAAAGAGAAACGCGGTAATGGTAATATTTAACTCATACCAGTCTGTTTAACGCATAACATACCGCAAGCTTGCAAATGTGAAGAATCTCGACAACCTAGAGGGTATCCATACTTGTCTTTTCCATAAAGACAACGTTGTGTTTCTTCTAAACAAGCGCCATCAATGCACTTCATGAATCCAACTCCACAAGTAAAGTTAAATTGGTAAATATCTGGATAATAACAGCATTAAAaagtcatcataatcatcatcatcatggcatTATCTATCAACATTCCAATCAGAACAGGAGGCTAACAGGTATAATCGGTGAAAGTAATATAATTCACAGACATACATGCAACCTTAATTTTAGCTATCATCATTATTTCAGTTGTATAATAGCTTTAGTTCAGGGTACTTCCACTTTAAACTCACCACATTCTGAGGTTTCATCTTCCCAATTTTTCCCAGAGCAGTCGCGTTGACCGTCACACTGAGCATGCGCTGGTAACCATCTGCTATCGTAACATTGAAATCCCACAGATGAATCAGCTAGAGAAAATATCAATGAAAAACTTATTGGTTATTACTGCGAACAAAGCAAGCACCCGATTTTTGAAAACTGGTACGCAACTGTATACTTCCGTTTCTTCATACAGACGCATTTTTGTGCCCTCCTGACTTGAACAGGCTGCGAAACTCCTTTATAATCTGTTTTCGTACCACGATTCTTATGGTTACATTTACATTCACGAATGAAGAATTATTTGCTCTACTTCACTATTTCAACTTACTACACATCTCTTCATCAGATCCAGATATACAATCGACGATTAAATCACATCTAGATGCAGCACTGATACATTGACCATTAGCACATTGAAACTCATCCACAGTGCATGATGGGTAATCTAAAAAAACACCAGAATGTGAATTAAGAGTTTCAGACATGAGTGTTTACTTTTTAAAACCCTTACTGTTTTCAACCGTTCTCACACGGGGGCGCTTTCCCCTCTCCTGAGAAATcacaggcggcgtaggaagcgcaacacgtgacgtacgaggctggcgaagatacagggctgacagccccattcaaaatacacggttagcaattacaaatggaaaattaacatacttgcagtgtggtacactgtcgtaccccgacggttttagagtaagataattttgctttgacaccacataacaaatttagaattgtttgtgaagagttcatgattatgtgttaatccaatggcgacctcaaaattggcgatatcgcttcctaCACCACCTGAGAAATCATATAGGGTGTGGCAATGAATAATGCACATGCGGGTTATAAGTAGTAGCCGAGGTAGTTTGGTGTAACAAATCTAAATTTGCATTAATATTTCAAATGACCAAATATTTGAGCAAAACTCTATCAATCATTTAGTTCTAGTTAAGAAATGTCATTGCTTTGACTTAAAAGTTGGATACTTACGGatgatattcttaaagtgcaAGAAAGAATGCACAACGAACAAATTTACTGTAAgtccaaaaaaaaagtgtttgtttgcccagacacatGTTGCAGCAAGTCGGATGAGAGCAAATATACCACATTCAgcattacattttgtacttgtttttCAACCTTACCAATAACCTCTTTGGCAACAAAATTTTGATAAAGATTCAGTATAAATTCTGTATAAATGTTTGATGTGTGATGGGCTGGAAGCCTGTAGTACAAAATCCCAGGTAAAATATTGTTGGGGAGGAAATGGCATTTTTATATGAAGAaacataattttctttatttttatatcgttgttaagaaaacaaaaattgtttgatgttttttgattttttgggtcggtcgtgtctgggcaaacaaacacttattTGTTGGCCTAATTATGTTTGGTTGAGGGAGGTGTATTTATA includes:
- the LOC140164142 gene encoding vitellogenin receptor-like produces the protein MTCLNGECMHPALACDKRSVCLSEEECQANEAITYLSTILQGQCRQSEYQCARSEECISVSFLCDFKKHCADGSDEEGCDYPSCTVDEFQCANGQCISAASRCDLIVDCISGSDEEMCTDSSVGFQCYDSRWLPAHAQCDGQRDCSGKNWEDETSECGEFKVEVP